In Alistipes sp. ZOR0009, one genomic interval encodes:
- the clpP gene encoding ATP-dependent Clp endopeptidase proteolytic subunit ClpP: MNEFNKYATKHLGISSLTLHRYNSMHHVHSGYINPTIIEERQLNVASMDVFSRLMMDRIIFLGVPINDDVANIIQAQLLFLDSTDNSKDVQIYLNTPGGSVYAGLGIYDTMQLINSDVATICTGMAASMGAVLLTAGADGKRSALPHSRVMIHQPMGGAEGQASDIEITAREILKLKKELYEIIALHSKQPLEKIEKDSDRDYWMTSFEAKEYGMIDEVLVKSITK, translated from the coding sequence ATGAACGAATTCAACAAATACGCAACAAAGCATCTTGGGATAAGCAGCTTAACGCTGCATCGCTACAACAGCATGCATCATGTGCACAGTGGCTACATCAACCCAACAATTATTGAAGAGCGTCAACTCAACGTTGCATCTATGGATGTATTCTCGAGGTTGATGATGGATCGCATCATCTTTTTAGGAGTTCCTATCAACGACGATGTCGCAAATATCATTCAGGCGCAGCTTCTCTTCCTCGACTCTACCGACAACTCGAAAGACGTTCAGATTTACTTGAACACTCCAGGAGGGTCTGTATATGCAGGATTAGGCATCTACGATACAATGCAGCTCATCAACTCTGATGTTGCCACAATATGTACCGGGATGGCAGCCTCAATGGGAGCCGTTTTGTTGACAGCAGGCGCTGATGGTAAGCGCTCCGCACTACCCCACTCGCGTGTAATGATACACCAGCCAATGGGAGGTGCTGAAGGGCAAGCTTCAGACATTGAAATCACCGCAAGGGAAATTTTAAAATTGAAGAAAGAGCTTTACGAAATCATCGCCTTGCATTCTAAGCAACCTCTTGAAAAAATTGAGAAAGATTCCGATCGAGACTACTGGATGACATCTTTCGAAGCCAAGGAGTACGGAATG